One window of Candidatus Methylocalor cossyra genomic DNA carries:
- a CDS encoding phosphatidate cytidylyltransferase has protein sequence MTALILAPLAVLAVLLLPLDGFAALWGAVILIAAWEWTDLSGLEGVPSRAAAVGVVLAVLLTLRYSAVHWAPSVLPGWFYWPVVGWWFLCGLAFRQFPEKLLQLPYPRGVKLAVGGLVLISAWALMVWLRVNFGPLQVLYLVVLVWVADAAAYFIGKRWGNTKLSEHISPGKTVEGAYGALLGATLFAVAVGLAFRFEAIQVADFAFLSLLTVMASICGDLLESLAKRVRGVKDSSAMLPGHGGLLDRIDSLLAAVAVFYAGSLALGIFLDLDATATPLDLGHSQDIAPLEEPESAGGMPSPPPGPMDAGSSPPSR, from the coding sequence ATGACGGCGCTGATCTTGGCGCCGCTGGCGGTCCTAGCCGTATTGCTATTGCCGCTGGATGGATTTGCTGCGCTGTGGGGAGCGGTGATCCTGATCGCGGCCTGGGAGTGGACGGATCTTTCCGGCTTGGAAGGCGTCCCTTCCCGCGCGGCGGCGGTGGGGGTGGTGCTGGCGGTGCTGCTGACGCTGCGCTATAGCGCCGTGCATTGGGCGCCGTCGGTGCTGCCGGGCTGGTTCTATTGGCCCGTGGTGGGGTGGTGGTTCCTGTGTGGCCTGGCGTTCCGCCAGTTCCCCGAGAAACTGCTCCAGCTTCCCTATCCTCGGGGGGTGAAGCTTGCCGTCGGCGGCCTGGTGTTGATCAGCGCCTGGGCGCTGATGGTGTGGCTGCGGGTCAACTTCGGTCCCTTGCAGGTGTTGTATCTAGTGGTGCTGGTGTGGGTAGCGGACGCGGCGGCGTATTTCATCGGCAAACGCTGGGGAAATACCAAGCTGTCGGAGCACATCAGCCCTGGCAAGACCGTGGAGGGCGCCTATGGCGCCCTGTTGGGGGCGACGCTGTTCGCGGTAGCGGTGGGGTTGGCCTTCCGGTTCGAGGCGATCCAGGTCGCTGACTTCGCTTTCCTGTCTTTGCTCACCGTGATGGCGTCCATCTGCGGCGATTTGCTGGAAAGCCTCGCCAAGCGGGTGCGGGGTGTCAAGGACAGCAGCGCCATGCTGCCGGGACACGGCGGGCTTCTGGATCGCATCGACAGCCTGCTCGCGGCAGTGGCGGTATTTTATGCGGGCTCCCTGGCGCTGGGGATTTTCCTGGATCTGGATGCCACGGCCACGCCCCTCGATCTTGGCCATTCGCAGGACATCGCCCCGCTCGAGGAGCCCGAGTCAGCCGGTGGGATGCCCTCCCCACCGCCCGGGCCCATGGACGCCGGATCCTCTCCTCCATCCCGTTAG
- the uppS gene encoding polyprenyl diphosphate synthase, translating to MDIPPAPSSDTRLPRHIAIIMDGNGRWAKKRFLPRTAGHRAGVGAVRKTVEHCLTKGIETLTLFAFSSENWRRPQQEVSVLMELFIATLERETEKLCENGVRLRVIGERSAFTPALQERISASEQLTRHNDRLNLVIAANYGGRWDIVDAARRLAEGVEAGTLRAADIDSTVFASYLALADLPEPDLFIRTGGEYRISNFLLWQLAYTELYFTPVLWPDFDEQSLERALEDYASRQRRFGYTGEQVESFSVG from the coding sequence ATGGACATTCCTCCGGCTCCAAGCAGTGATACCCGGTTGCCGCGCCATATCGCGATCATCATGGACGGCAACGGTCGCTGGGCGAAAAAACGTTTCCTTCCCCGTACCGCCGGTCATCGGGCCGGCGTAGGCGCAGTGCGTAAGACGGTGGAACACTGCCTCACCAAAGGGATTGAGACGCTCACCTTGTTTGCCTTCAGCAGCGAAAATTGGCGGCGCCCGCAGCAGGAAGTGTCGGTGCTGATGGAACTGTTCATCGCCACCTTGGAGCGGGAGACGGAGAAACTGTGCGAGAACGGCGTCCGGCTCCGGGTCATCGGGGAGCGCAGCGCCTTCACCCCGGCGCTTCAGGAGCGGATCAGCGCTTCGGAACAGCTCACCCGCCACAACGACCGTCTCAATCTAGTGATCGCCGCCAACTACGGTGGCCGCTGGGACATCGTGGACGCCGCTCGGCGCTTGGCAGAAGGCGTGGAAGCCGGGACGCTTAGGGCCGCCGACATCGATAGCACAGTGTTTGCCTCCTATCTGGCCCTCGCGGACCTGCCGGAACCCGATCTCTTCATCCGCACCGGCGGCGAATATCGCATCAGCAACTTTCTCCTGTGGCAGTTGGCGTACACGGAACTGTATTTCACCCCGGTGTTGTGGCCGGATTTCGACGAACAGTCCCTGGAGCGGGCGCTGGAAGATTACGCCAGCCGGCAGCGGCGTTTCGGTTATACCGGGGAACAGGTGGAAAGTTTTTCGGTGGGCTGA
- the frr gene encoding ribosome recycling factor — MIDDVQKRAAERMAKSIESLKHELAKIRTGRAHPSLLDHITVSYYGNEVPLSQTANITVEDARTLLVVPWERTMVQTIEKAILASDLGLNPSSAGTSIRVPMPPLTEQRRRDLVKVVRQEAENARVAIRNIRRDANTELKAALKDKLISEDQERRSQEQIQKLTDQYIKTVDELLEEKEADLLSI, encoded by the coding sequence ATGATCGACGACGTTCAAAAGCGAGCCGCGGAGCGCATGGCGAAGAGCATCGAGTCGCTCAAGCACGAGTTGGCGAAGATCAGGACCGGCCGAGCTCATCCCAGCCTCCTGGACCATATCACCGTTTCCTACTACGGCAATGAAGTGCCGTTGAGTCAGACCGCCAACATCACGGTCGAGGATGCCCGTACCCTGTTGGTGGTGCCTTGGGAGAGGACCATGGTGCAAACCATCGAGAAGGCTATCCTGGCCTCCGATCTGGGGTTGAACCCGTCGTCGGCGGGGACCTCGATTCGAGTGCCCATGCCTCCCCTTACGGAACAGCGCCGCAGGGATCTGGTCAAGGTGGTGCGGCAGGAGGCCGAGAATGCCCGCGTGGCGATCCGCAACATTCGCCGGGATGCCAATACCGAGCTCAAAGCCGCCCTGAAGGACAAGCTTATTTCAGAAGATCAGGAACGACGCAGCCAGGAGCAAATTCAAAAACTGACCGACCAGTACATCAAGACAGTGGACGAGCTCCTGGAAGAAAAGGAAGCGGATCTCCTTTCGATCTGA
- the pyrH gene encoding UMP kinase, which produces MTKTKYTRILLKLSGEALMGDQGSGIDPHTIRRLALEINELCSVGLQVGLVIGGGNIIRGSEKAAEGLDRVTGDYMGMLATVLNALAMQDALEHLGQPVRVMSALKINQVCEDYIRRRAIRHLEKGRVVIFAAGTGNPFFTTDSAASLRAIEINAELLVKATKVDGVYSADPLKNPSARFYPRLTYDEALDQRLNVMDATALVLCRDHNMPLRVMNIFQPGAVMRLVKGEDVGSLIETGRPS; this is translated from the coding sequence ATGACTAAGACGAAGTACACGCGCATCTTGCTGAAATTGAGCGGCGAGGCATTGATGGGGGATCAGGGGAGCGGCATCGATCCGCACACCATCCGACGCCTCGCCCTTGAGATCAACGAACTCTGCTCGGTTGGCCTGCAGGTGGGTCTGGTCATCGGCGGCGGCAACATCATCCGTGGTTCGGAGAAGGCAGCGGAAGGTTTGGACCGGGTGACCGGCGATTACATGGGAATGCTGGCCACGGTCCTCAATGCCTTGGCCATGCAGGATGCCCTGGAGCACCTGGGACAACCGGTGCGGGTCATGTCCGCCCTGAAGATCAACCAGGTATGCGAGGACTACATCCGCCGTCGCGCCATCCGGCACCTGGAAAAGGGGCGGGTGGTGATCTTCGCGGCGGGCACCGGTAACCCGTTTTTCACCACCGATTCGGCGGCCAGCCTCAGGGCGATCGAAATCAATGCCGAGCTTTTGGTCAAGGCGACCAAGGTGGACGGCGTTTATTCCGCCGATCCCTTGAAAAATCCTTCCGCCCGCTTTTATCCGCGACTGACCTACGACGAAGCTTTGGATCAACGGCTCAACGTGATGGATGCGACGGCGTTGGTTTTGTGTCGCGACCACAACATGCCGCTGCGGGTGATGAACATCTTTCAGCCCGGCGCGGTGATGCGCCTGGTGAAAGGCGAAGATGTGGGTTCCTTGATAGAAACCGGTAGACCTTCATGA
- the tsf gene encoding translation elongation factor Ts yields MATITAEMVKELRERTGSGMMECKRALAEAGGDLEAAVEAMRKAGLAKADKKAGRTAAEGLICVKTGADGKSAVIVEINCETDFVAKGDDFVAFANGVAQAGLEAAPESLEALLAVTLPSSGTSVEETRRALVAKLGENINVRRYQRFHSEQGWVASYLHGTRIGVLVELVGGDAELGKDLAMHIAASKPLCVDAGQVPGEVIAKEREIYTAQAEASGKPANVIDKMVEGRIQKFLGEITLLGQPFVKHPEQTVAKLLSERQASVVRFVRFEVGEGIEKTETNFAEEVMAQVRGA; encoded by the coding sequence ATGGCCACGATCACGGCTGAAATGGTGAAGGAACTGCGCGAGCGCACCGGTTCCGGGATGATGGAGTGCAAGCGGGCGCTGGCGGAGGCCGGCGGTGACCTGGAAGCCGCGGTAGAGGCGATGCGCAAGGCGGGGCTCGCGAAGGCCGACAAGAAAGCCGGGCGGACCGCCGCGGAAGGCTTAATCTGCGTCAAAACGGGCGCCGACGGCAAGAGTGCCGTCATCGTCGAAATCAATTGCGAAACCGATTTCGTCGCCAAGGGGGACGACTTCGTCGCCTTCGCCAATGGCGTTGCCCAAGCCGGGCTGGAGGCGGCGCCGGAGTCCCTCGAAGCGCTCTTGGCGGTCACCCTGCCGTCCAGCGGCACCAGTGTGGAAGAGACTCGCCGGGCCTTGGTCGCCAAGCTGGGCGAAAATATCAACGTGCGTCGTTACCAGCGGTTTCATTCGGAACAGGGCTGGGTGGCGAGCTACCTCCACGGCACCCGAATCGGGGTCTTGGTCGAGCTGGTTGGGGGCGATGCGGAGTTGGGCAAGGATCTTGCCATGCACATCGCGGCGAGCAAGCCCCTGTGCGTCGACGCGGGTCAGGTGCCCGGCGAGGTCATCGCCAAGGAAAGGGAGATCTATACCGCCCAGGCGGAGGCCAGCGGTAAGCCGGCTAATGTCATCGACAAGATGGTCGAAGGAAGGATCCAGAAGTTTCTGGGGGAAATCACCCTTCTGGGGCAACCTTTCGTCAAGCATCCCGAGCAAACCGTCGCCAAGCTCCTGAGCGAGCGGCAAGCGAGCGTGGTGCGGTTCGTCCGGTTCGAGGTGGGCGAGGGCATCGAAAAGACTGAAACCAATTTCGCCGAGGAAGTCATGGCCCAGGTCCGGGGAGCGTGA
- the rpsB gene encoding 30S ribosomal protein S2, whose product MSNVTMRQMLEAGVHFGHQTRYWNPKMAPYIFGARSNIHIINLEKTLPLFNEAMRYLEQVAANRGKILFVGTKRTTRKVVEEEALRCGMPYVNARWLGGMLTNFKTIRQSVARMKDLEAMRDDGRLQRFSKKEGLGMMRELEKLVHNLGGIRDMERLPDVLFVLDVGYEKNAVNEAHKLGIPVVGVVDTNNSPVGIDYIIPGNDDSIRAVQLYVQSAATAILQGKAKSLDLAETEDEFVEMDTASRPEVETEAYGDYGE is encoded by the coding sequence ATGTCTAACGTTACCATGCGGCAAATGCTGGAGGCCGGCGTACATTTCGGCCACCAGACGCGCTATTGGAATCCCAAGATGGCGCCCTATATCTTCGGGGCGCGGAGTAATATCCATATCATTAACCTGGAAAAAACCCTGCCCCTGTTCAATGAGGCGATGCGGTATCTCGAACAGGTGGCGGCCAACCGTGGCAAGATTTTGTTCGTCGGCACTAAGCGGACGACCCGGAAAGTGGTGGAGGAAGAGGCCCTGCGCTGTGGCATGCCGTATGTAAACGCCCGCTGGCTAGGCGGCATGCTGACCAATTTCAAGACCATTCGCCAGTCCGTAGCCCGGATGAAGGACCTGGAAGCCATGCGCGATGATGGCCGCTTGCAGCGCTTCAGCAAGAAGGAAGGTCTCGGCATGATGCGGGAGCTGGAAAAGCTGGTGCATAACCTCGGCGGCATCCGGGACATGGAGCGGTTACCCGACGTCTTGTTCGTCCTCGACGTGGGGTATGAAAAAAATGCCGTGAACGAGGCCCATAAGCTGGGAATTCCGGTGGTCGGCGTGGTCGATACCAACAACAGTCCGGTGGGGATCGACTATATCATTCCTGGGAACGACGACTCCATCCGGGCGGTCCAGCTCTACGTCCAAAGCGCCGCCACGGCGATCCTGCAGGGTAAGGCTAAGAGTCTGGACCTGGCCGAGACCGAGGATGAGTTCGTCGAGATGGACACGGCGTCCCGACCCGAGGTGGAGACGGAAGCCTATGGCGACTATGGCGAATGA
- the map gene encoding type I methionyl aminopeptidase — MSIHIKSPQEIEKMRVAGRLAAQVLEMIEPYVVPGISTEELDRICHDYMVKVQGVIPAPLNYKGFPKSICTSVNHTVCHGIPGPKKLKNGDIINIDITVIKDGYHGDTSKMFGVGEVSIRAKRLMKVCQEALYLGIRQVRPGAHLGDIGHAIQKHAESHGFSVVQEFCGHGIGRQFHEEPQVLHYGQPGTGPVLEEGMTFTIEPMINVGKRYVKILPDGWTAVTKDHSLSAQWEHTVLVTRQGHEILTLREEEVETVEHGRLRSAGP, encoded by the coding sequence ATGAGCATTCACATCAAATCCCCCCAGGAGATCGAAAAGATGCGCGTCGCCGGCCGGCTGGCCGCGCAAGTGCTGGAGATGATCGAACCCTACGTGGTCCCCGGGATCTCCACCGAGGAGCTCGACCGGATCTGCCACGACTACATGGTCAAGGTCCAGGGGGTCATTCCCGCTCCCCTCAACTACAAGGGCTTTCCCAAATCCATCTGCACCTCGGTGAACCACACGGTCTGCCATGGCATACCCGGGCCGAAAAAGCTGAAAAACGGGGACATCATCAACATCGACATCACCGTGATCAAGGACGGCTATCACGGCGACACCAGCAAGATGTTCGGGGTGGGGGAAGTCTCGATCCGGGCCAAACGCCTGATGAAGGTCTGTCAAGAGGCCCTCTACCTGGGCATCCGCCAAGTCCGCCCCGGCGCCCATCTCGGCGACATCGGCCATGCCATTCAAAAGCATGCCGAATCCCACGGCTTCTCGGTGGTGCAGGAGTTTTGCGGGCACGGCATCGGCCGCCAATTCCACGAAGAACCCCAGGTGCTCCATTACGGCCAGCCGGGTACTGGGCCGGTGCTGGAAGAAGGTATGACCTTCACCATCGAGCCCATGATCAACGTGGGCAAGCGCTACGTCAAAATCCTCCCCGACGGCTGGACTGCGGTGACCAAGGATCACAGCCTGTCCGCCCAATGGGAGCACACCGTGCTGGTCACCCGGCAAGGCCACGAGATCCTCACGCTTCGCGAAGAAGAGGTGGAAACAGTTGAACATGGCCGGCTTAGATCCGCGGGCCCATGA